The sequence AAAAAGCAGCCGGATCTGGCTGCTTTTTTTAGTGCTTTTCGACTGGCTCGTTTGGAATAACAAGCGTGATAATGAATACTAATACCGTTACACAAACCGATAAAATTAATCCTGTTTCAAAGTGAAAAGCAGTTCCATTCATTGAACTTACAACGTAAGTTAACATTTCAGTAAGAGCAAATGCCCAGAAAAACATCCAGAAAAATCTCACGCCAAGTCACCTCATTCCTATGTAATCAACTAATTTATTAGCAATTTGTAACCAATTTCAATCTTTTTTATCTTACCACAGCTTCAGGAAATAATAAATGACTAATCTGTGAAATGTAACCCTTATCATCTTTCCATACCACTCCTGCATAATCGATGGAGGTAACCGACTAAATTTGCAAATATATGGGGTTCTATGGGCTATCTCCCTGACCAATGTTTTCTCCTTACATAAACTATAATGACTTACTATGTAAAAGGAGAAATTCTAATGTATCAGCGATTGTTTCAATTAGAGCAAGAGTGGTGCATGATTCATTATCCTGAACGCCCAAATGGATTCGCTGTAATGGTTATAGGAGATTCCCATCACTATGTAGATGATAAGAGCAGCTTTTGGGTACAACATGAGGCACGCTACAAGTGGATTCAAGAGCTGACCGCCAAAGGATATATTGTTTATTATAGTAATCTTTATGGAGCGAATTGGGGTAGCGATCAAGCCGTGCAGTTAGCCAAGCGACTTTATCAACATGTAAAACGATCTGAAATCATTAATGGAAAGATTCATATATTGGCCGAAGGAATGGGAGCGTTGGTGTTGAAAAACCTCTACCCAAAAATGGAACTAGATATTAGAAGTGCCGTTATGCTCTCACCCTGTGTGTCACTATATGATCATTTAGAACAAGAGAAGGAACAGAAATTCTTTTATAAAAAGATAATAAAAGAACTAGCGCACACGTTTCGATTGAAAGAGGAGGACTGCGAAGCATTCATCAGTCAACAATCAAAGGACTACGAAGTATTTAAAAACATCTCGATTCCACTTTATATTGTTCAGTCAACGACTCTTAATCGTTATAAAAATCAATTCACTCTCATAAAAGATATATATACAGAGCGTTTAGAAAAAGGAACATCAACGGATTTATTCTTTGTGCTTCCTGAAAAGCGTGCTTCTCTCGGAGGGAAATTTGCCTCATACTTTTCTTTACATGAGAAAGAGTTATAACAAACACATTGGAGTGATTGACTTGAATCATGCATTCGTTTTTGCTGCTCAGCAGTTCTTGGGATTTGAACTATGTGATGCCCTTCTTGAGAATGGATGGACCGTGACCGCAATTGATGAAAACAAAGAAGTGAAGGATAAGTGGTTAGAAATTGGAAGGAACTCAAACATTCAATATGTTCCTTATGAAGACTGGGATAAGGAAATACAATCTGGATGCCGTGTGTTCCTTCCATATTATGATCAGGTAAGAGAGAATAAAGTGAGTTACTTGTCAGAAGTAGAAGGGCTGATTTCAAAAAATGAACAACCTCTCACGATCATTCGAATTTATCCCAATAGTGCGATAAATCATAACCATAAGGAAGAAGGAACCGTATTTTACCTTCCAACTTTATACGGAATTCACCAGCCGAATGACTTTCTGTTTGCTCGACTTTTGATTGGAGAAGATGTTGACTCCAATTACATTGATGATCCAAGTGGAGCGATCTATGTGAAGGACGCTGCCCGTTCCATTGTAAATCATTCATCCAATACAGAAGTCTATACGGTGAAAGCACTCTCAAGCAAAAGCTGGAATGAAGCCTTATCTTATGTGACGAAGAGATCTTTTTCACCCCCGCGCATGAATGCCGAACCAAATGGTAAAGAGCTTATTGTCAAACCTTCTAAGTCTCATGAAAGGATATTGAAGGAACAATTAAGAGGGATCACTTTGCATGAAATTCAGGAATAAGAAAATTTTTTCTTTCCATGTAGATAGGGATGAGGGTAAAATAAGTATGATGTAAACATTTTCTATTGATTCTTTTTATAGATGCTGCACGGGCTTTAAAGGAGTTGCTGCAAATGAGTAAGAAATTTTACACCATTTTCTTGATTGTATTCCTCATTGGAATAAGTGGTTGTTCAGCAGGAAACAGTGCTGAAATAGAAAAAGTTGGTTTACTGGTTCCGGAAACCGTAGACGATGGGGTTTGGGGAACAAAAGGATACAAAGGATTATTAAAGATTCAATCCGATTATGATGCTGACGTCTTCTATAAAGAGAGTATAAAGAATGATACATCAATTAAACAAGCGGTAAAAGCATATAATGATGATGAAGTTACTTTAGTGTTTGGTCACGGAAGTGAATATTCCAAGATATTTAACACCCTTTCCGGTGAGTATCCCAATATGCATTTTGTAAGCTTTAATGGAAATGCCACAGAGGAGAATACAACCAGTCTACAATTTAAAGGCTATGCAATGGGCTTCTTCGGAGGCATGACAGCAGCCTATCAATCTAAAACGAATAAAGTCGGAGTGATTGCTGCTTTTGAATGGCAGCCCGAAGTTCAAGGGTTTATTGATGGAGCGAAATTCCAAAAAAGTGAATCTGAGCTCATTATCGAGTATACCAATCACTGGGACGATCAAGACATTGCTTTTGAAAAGCTGGAGGGTTTATTGAATCAGCGAGTCGATGTTGTTTATCCGGCAGGTGACGGCTATAATGTATCTGTAATCGAAAAGCTGAAGGAAAAGGGACTCTATGCCATTGGTTATGTATCTGATCAATCTGATTTAGGGGAATCCACGGTTTTAACGAGTACGGTGCAGCATGCAGATAAGCTGTATGGTGTAGTTGCAGAAAGGTTCGCAAATGACGAGCTCGATTCAGGAAACCTTGAATTTGATTTTGAAGACGGAGTCATTTCCATGGGGAAATATAGTCCTGTCATTCCAAAAGACTTTCAAGCTGAGATGAAGCAACATGTTCAAGCCTATATCGAAACAGGCAAATTGCCGAATGGAAAGGAATCGAAGCAATGAATCAAGACAAAACGATGGAATTTATGCAAATTGCCATGAAGTACTTCCCGCAAGCAAAAGAGCAACTTGATCAAGCGGGTGTTGAGTTCTCTCCTGAGATGCTGCAACCATTTATGACACTGTTTACACAAGTCATGAGTGAAGCCTATGAATTAGGCAAACAGGAAGCCTTACATAACAAGTAAGTGTAGAGGAAAACGGTTCATTGACGATATCAATGAACCGTTTTTTTATTACTTTATAGTCCATTGCTTTAATAGTGGACTGATTTTCTTATAGAGTGGTTTCAATTCATCGATGGAATTCATAATGGAATGAACGCCATCAAGTAATGATCCTTCTTCATTTTTGCCTGCACGCTTCTCCTGAGAAGGATGCGCTTCTTTTTTAGGGATCCTTCCTCCGTACATCATCTGATCAAATGGATGCAGCTTTTTTTCTTCAGACATATTCTCACCCCCTCTGCCTACTACATAACCTATGAGGAGAAGGGTTGTACGAGTATGGTCAAACGCGTAGAAGAAATGGAAAAGAAAAAATAATTGCAGAAAGTAGAAATCTTCGATAAAATTAGTACCAAGTCATAATAATTGATAATAAACTAAAGTATAAGAGAAAAAACATAAAAAAAGAAAGTAGGGAATGCCAGTATGAATACAGGGATTATTGGAATTGGGCGTTACCTTCCCGAGAAAGTCGTAACCAATGCAGATCTTGAGAAAATGGTGGAAACATCAGACGAATGGATTCGTACGAGAACAGGCATTGAAGAGAGGAGAATAGCAGATAATGAAACAGACACATCAGACATGGCTTATGAAGCAGCAAAAACGGCCATCGCAGATGCAGCTATCTCTGCAGAAGAAATTGATCTGATCCTTGTGGCTACGGTCACACCTGACCAGCCATTCCCATCTGTAGCTTGCTTGCTTCAAGAAAGATTAGGAGCAAAGAAAGCCGCAGCAATGGATTTAAGTGCAGCATGTGCCGGATTTATGTATGGTATGATTACGGCAAAGCAGTTTATCGACAATGGCGCGTATAAGCATGTGCTCGTTGTAGGAGTTGAAAAGTTATCAAAAATTACAGATTGGGATGACCGTAATACAGCTGTTCTCTTTGGAGACGCAGCAGGTGCAGCAGTACTTGGGCCTGTTCCAGATGGCAAAGGAATACTTGCCTTTGAATTAGGTGCAGACGGATCGGGTGCAAAACATCTGTACCAGGAAGAAAATATCATCATGAACGGTCGCGAAGTATTTAAATTTGCGGTTCGTCAAATGGGCGAATCGAGCGTAAATGTAATTGAAAAAGCGGGATTAAAGAAGGAAGATGTTGACTTTTTAATTCCCCATCAAGCCAATATTCGTATCATGGAAGCAGCAAGACAACGATTGGAATTGCCGATTGAAAAGATGTCTAAAACGGTAAATAAATACGGTAATACTTCAGCAGCTTCTATCCCTGTTTCTTTAGTTGAAGATTTAGAAGCAGGAAGAGTGAAAGAAAACGATGTAGTCGTCATGGTAGGATTCGGCGGCGGTTTAACCTGGGGCGCCATTATCATGCGCTGGGGTAAATAAATAGAACTCTCTTCTATAACTTGCAGACAAAGGAGATGGAATAAATGAACAAGAAACGTGTAGTTGTAACAGGATTGGGAAGTGTTACCCCGTTAGGTAATGATGTCGAATCAACGTGGACGAATATTTTAGCAGGGAAAACGGGTGTAGGTCCCTTAACGCGCTTAAATGCAGACGATTATCCAGCCAAAGTGGCAGCAGAATTGAAAGATTTCAATATCGAGGATTTCGGTGTTGAGAGAAAAGAAGAAAGAAAAATGGATCGCTTCACTCATTATGCGATTGCAGCTTCGTTAATGGCTGTCAAAGACTCGAAGCTCGACATTACAGACGAAAATGCTCACCGTGTCGGCGTATGGATCGGTTCAGGAATTGGTGGAATGGAAACGTTCGAACAGCAGTATGAAACCTTCCAAAAACGTGGATATCGCAGAGTAAGTCCATTCTTCGTCCCAATGATCATTCCTGATATGGCGGCTGGACAAGTCTCCATCATGCTAGGAGCTAAAGGCTTTAACTCTTGTACAGTAACAGCCTGTGCGACAGGAACTAACTCCATTGGAGATGCGTTTAAAGTCATCCAGCGTGGAGACGCGGATGTCATGGTGTCAGGTGGAGCAGAGGCACCAATCACGAAGATGTCTGTAGCCGGCTTCTGTGCAAATACAGCCCTCTCAACCAATACAGATCCTGAGAAAGCTTCAAGACCATTTGATGCAAATCGTGACGGATTTGTCATGGGAGAAGGAGCGGGTGTCGTTGTTCTGGAAGAGCTTGAGCATGCACTGAAACGCGGAGCGCCGATCTATGCTGAAATCGTAGGCTATGGTTGTACAGGTGATGCGTATCATATCACAGCTCCGGCACCAGCTGGAGAAGGTGGAGCGAGAGCAATGAAAATGGCTTTAGAAGACGGTGGAATCCTACCCGAGCAAATGGATTACATTAATGCTCACGGAACAAGTACTCCATACAATGACAAATACGAAACGATGGCTGTAAAAGAAGTATTCGGAGAGCATGCCTATAAATTAGCCATGAGTTCAACGAAATCAATGACAGGTCACCTTCTTGGTGCAGCTGGAGGGGTTGAAGCAATTTTTACAGTATTAGCTATGAAAGACAATGTACTGCCTCCAACAATCAATATCGAAACACCAGATCCGGACTGTGATCTTGATTATGTAGCGAACGAAGCAAGAAAACAGGAAGTGAATGTAGCGATGAGTAACTCATTAGGTTTCGGTGGTCATAATGCTACGATCGTCTTTAAAAAGTATAACAATTAAAATGAGAACGGGTCTGCTAATATGCTAGCAGGCTCGTTTTTTTGTTGTGAACCCTCTTTTTATTACATATACATGATAAAAAGTTGGGAAAGAGGGATGAAGGTGACTGTTGCTCCTACTGATGAATGGCTTGTAGATTCGATTCATAAACCTTTAGAGCTTCTAAAGAAAACGATAAACGGGAAAGAAGATCAAAAGTCGTTTTATCAATACCTCATGAAGCATGGCATGTATAAATCATCACATCACGCAGAGGATATTTATGCAAAAATGAAAGAACGTAAGATATGGGAGCGTTTTTCCCTTTATGAAAAAAAGTATAAACGAAAATGGAATGGCCCGAACGTTCCAATCTATTTATTCCCCGTTCAGGAAAAGAGAGGCATGTTCCAAGCCTCAATGAAAAAATCAGGTGTATGCTTTAAAGACGAAATTTTCTTCTTTGTAGCAGATCAAGAAGATGCCAAAGAATACGAAGCTCTATTTGTTCACGAATACCATCACTGTGTCAGAATGAAACTCTTAAACAAAAAAGATAGCCAATACACCCTATTAGATTCCATCATTTTTGAAGGGCTGGCAGAGTTTGCTGTCAGAGAGTATTGTGGGGAGAAGTATGTAGCTTCCTGGACAAAGGCTTATGAGGAAAAACAAATGTCACTTTATTTCGAGAAGTGGATTAAGCCTAATTTGGATGTGAAACGAAGCAGTCCCCTTCACGACTACTTACTTCTTGGTCAGAAATCTTACCCTAATATGCTGGGGTATGCTGCCGGCTATTACCTGGTACAAAATTATGTTAAGCAAAAGGATAGGTCTACCACAGCTCTATTAGGAAAACCTTCATCGATCTTCTTATCTTAGTAGAATGGGGATCAGCCATTCATATTCTGATTCCTGTGCTGGTGATATTAAATTAAGCTCTTTATATCGTCATATCTTCCATTTGAACTCCATAGACTATAGTAAGAATGGACGAGCTAAATCTCTAATGCGAGGATAGAGGCGGAAGGTATGGTGTTTCGAATGTTTGTATTATTTATAGGGTTTGGACTGGCTGTTTCAGGTGGTGTAAGTTTAATCATCTATTTAAACCTTCTCACTACTGGAATGACCTTTACAGACTATATTCTCTTCGTATCCACCCGAGTCGAATGCTACTTATTTCTCTTAGGGATTCTCATCATCACGATCTCAATCTATATTCCACGAAGGAAAAATAATCACTATCTATAAAACACTTGCTTAACAGGAATAAATTTACACCGATTTGCCTATACTGATTGACAAATAAGATTGTAGCAAAGCGAGGGGTCAATCATGTTATATCTTCATGATGTATGGGTAAATTGGTTCGAAGGCGAAGAAAATGGCTACAATGTCTGTCATTTTCACGAGTGGAGAAAAGAGGACGTTATTGAATTATTAGATCAAGTTCCGCTCATTAAAGTGGACACTGTTCTGTTTCATTACATCGAGAATGATTTATCAGAGTTACCTCAACAACTGCTCAATAATGTCTATCAAAAAGCATACTTGCGAAAAAACCATGAACGAATTCAATTGGATTATTGCTTCATTGTCACAGATGGAACAGGGATACTTGCCGTGGATACAATCGGGTATACCGTTCCAATCAGAAAAAGCAGGCTCATTCCAAGGCAGGAACAACTCGTCTATGAAATGGTAGAAAATCATGAAACGATGCAGTACGTCATTCAGCCTGAAGGAAAGAGAGAGGATTCATACCACATTCTCTCGCCGAGTCCCTATATGATGAGTGGTCTGACAAGAAAAGAAAGACAGTTGAAGCAATTATTATTTATGGCGCTGGATCAGCTTCACAGCTCAAATAACACGGCAGAAATACGATACTGGTACACGGAATGGGCTCCACAGCGATATCGGTCCATTCAAGAGATGGACTTTGAAGAAATTTGGCAAATGTTATACGAAGAAACACAGTATGGCTGGTCGGACAAGCATCTGACTCTCTGCGAGAACTTAATAAAAGGACAACCTTTTTTTGAAAAACTATGGGAAGTGGAGAATCGTCCTAAGGTAAATTAATTGGTGAACGAAAACCTTGAGTCCGTGATGGGCTTGGGGTTTTTTGTTTGGGTAGGGGGAAAAGGTGGTTATGTGAATGTCCATAAAAAAGCCAAGAGCCTAATTTGCAGGCTCTTGGCACCATCACTATTTTCTTTTTCTCTCTTTACGCCCGAGTCCCATGGCCTTTTCCATCTTCTTCAGCATTTTGTTTGCAGCGAAGTTAGCCTTTTCTGCCCCGCGATCAAGGATATCATCAAGCTCGTCAGAATCAATCAATTCATAGTAGCGGTCCTGTACCGGCTTAATGGCCTTGATTACGACTTGAGCCAGGTCAGCTTTGAAGTCTCCATAGCCCTTACCTTCATACTTTTGTTCAAGTTCTTCTATTGAACTGCCTTCAAGAATCGAATAGATAGAAAGGAGGTTTGATACTCCTGGTTTGTTTTCTTTATCGTATTTCACGATTCCATCTGAATCCGTTACAGCACTTTTGATTTTCTTTTCAATCATCTTCGGATCGTCGAGGAGCGTGATAAATGATTTCTGATTTGCATCGGACTTACTCATCTTCTTCAATGGGTCCTGTAGGGACATGACACGAGCCCCAACTTTAGGAATCCGGACTTCCGGAACCGTAAAGATGTTGTTGTATTTATTATTGAAACGCTCAGCAAGATTTCTCGTTAATTCCAGATGCTGCTTCTGATCGTCTCCAACTGGGACTAAGTCTGTTCCATACAGAAGAATATCAGCTGCCATTAATGGGGGATAGGTTAATAATCCTGCAGAAACTGCTTCTTTACCATGTGATTTATCTTTGAATTGTGTCATTCTTTCAAGTTCACCAATATACGTCACACATTGCAGGATCCATCCTGCCTGTGCGTGGGCCGGAACTTCCGATTGAATGAATAGTGTTGATTTATCCGGGTCGATGCCACAAGCAATATAGAGTGCAGCGAGACTGCGGATATTCTTGCGAAGCTCCATTTTATCCTGTGCTACCGTGATTGCATGCTGATCCACTACACAGAAATAACAATTGTATTCCTCCTGCAGCTCAGTGAACTGCTTCATTGCCCCGATGTAATTCCCAAGCGTAATCGTACCACTCGGTTGAATACCACTAAAGATTGTCTTCATCTAACTTCCTCCTCAAAATAAACAAAATAAAAACCCATCCGTCCTATAGAAGATAGGGACGAATGGGATCATTTCCGCGGTGCCACCCTAAGTACTCAAATGAGTCAGCTTAGTCCATGTGAACATGGAACCTCTTTAACGTGAGGTTGATCCGTTATATGCTACTCTATTTCACAAATAAAGCTCAGAAGTCCATTCCCTCTCCATGAATACTTGTTTTCACCAACCACAAGCTCTCTATAATTCAATAATGAAAGGTACTACTCTTCATCAACGCTTATACTCTCATTCATATACATTTATTATATAAAATAAATGTTCGTAATTCAAGTGTACACGAGATAGGACAAAGTGATCGAAAGTACGAGCGAAATAGTACCGACTATAAGAAATGATCGCGTAATGGAATAAGAGCGCTGCATTCCGTATTCTTCATGAGCATCCTTCGTTTCATCCAGTGTATCAAACTGGGAGATGTATTTTCCTTGTTTCGTACTGTTTCTGAATCTCTTAAGAGCATACAAGATTCCGTTGAAAAAACCTTTTTGAAAAATATAAAGGAGGGCTCCTATGGCAACATACGTAATTCCGATAATGAACAAACTGTCTATTATAGAAAGAAGGAGGTTTTTCCCCTGTAGAATAGCAGTCGCAAAGACGATGATGAAAAACAGCAGTGTAGGTATGTAGAAAAAATTTATTCGTTTCATAGTACTCCTTAATTTGTTTTTTATAAAAGTATACATGAAGGGTAAAGAAGAATTCAATCATCGTTCATATATATTCAGTTCAGCATGCAATGTGTGGTAAAAGAGACAGAAATCCTTATAGTGCGTATACATTTGAAACTCCTAACTCCACATAAATCCTTGAAGAGAATAGAGTATAAATTCTATTTTTTATATTTAGTCTGTAAATCTTATAATTATAATAGAAGTAGAGGGGGCGTTGGGGAATGATCCTCCACAATACAATTGAAATTGCCGTAATTAAAATTTACGTTTGTAACAATTGTAATGGGACAAACTCTCTAAAATGAACAGTTAAAACCCTTATACATCAAGGTTTTAACAACAATATACCTATTAATCTGATAATTTTGCAAAAAAACTGTTAAATTCATATTGCAATAATTTCTCTATCATGTATAATAAGTAACAAATCTTCTGAAAATTAGAAGATAAATAAATATGAGATTTACGAGGAGGTCAATTTCAAGATGAAGAAAAAGTTTTCATTCTTGCTAGTTCTTCTTCTGGCTCTAAGTACTTTCTTAGCTGCATGTGGCGGCGACAAGAAAACTGAGGGCAACGAAGGAGCATCTGGTGAAGGCGGCGAGTCTGCTGAAAAGAAAGAACAGGTACTTAACTTACTAGAGAGTTCTGAGATCCCATCAATGGACTCTACTCTAGCAACTGACGCTGTTTCATTTAAAGTAATGAACAACGTATTTGAAGGTCTTTACCGTTTAGGTGAAAATGATGAGGCTGTACTTGGTATGGCTGCTGAAGAACCTCAAATCAGTGAAGATGGTAAAACTTACACGTTCAAACTTCGTGATGCTAAATGGTCTAACGGAGATGCAGTTACTGCTAACGACTTCGTTTACGCTTGGCAAAAAGCTTTAAACCCTGATACTGGTGCAGAGTATGCGTACATCATGTACGATATCAAAAACGCTGCAAAAGTTAACGCTGGTGAAGTTCCAGTTGAAGAATTAGGTGTTAAAGCGGTTGATGAGAAAACTCTAGAAGTTCAGCTTGAAACAGCTGTTCCATATTTCAAAGCTTTACTTTCTTTCGCAACATTCTATCCTCAAAACCAAAAGTTTGTTGAAGAAAA is a genomic window of Rossellomorea sp. y25 containing:
- a CDS encoding YjbA family protein, which gives rise to MLYLHDVWVNWFEGEENGYNVCHFHEWRKEDVIELLDQVPLIKVDTVLFHYIENDLSELPQQLLNNVYQKAYLRKNHERIQLDYCFIVTDGTGILAVDTIGYTVPIRKSRLIPRQEQLVYEMVENHETMQYVIQPEGKREDSYHILSPSPYMMSGLTRKERQLKQLLFMALDQLHSSNNTAEIRYWYTEWAPQRYRSIQEMDFEEIWQMLYEETQYGWSDKHLTLCENLIKGQPFFEKLWEVENRPKVN
- the fabF gene encoding beta-ketoacyl-ACP synthase II: MNKKRVVVTGLGSVTPLGNDVESTWTNILAGKTGVGPLTRLNADDYPAKVAAELKDFNIEDFGVERKEERKMDRFTHYAIAASLMAVKDSKLDITDENAHRVGVWIGSGIGGMETFEQQYETFQKRGYRRVSPFFVPMIIPDMAAGQVSIMLGAKGFNSCTVTACATGTNSIGDAFKVIQRGDADVMVSGGAEAPITKMSVAGFCANTALSTNTDPEKASRPFDANRDGFVMGEGAGVVVLEELEHALKRGAPIYAEIVGYGCTGDAYHITAPAPAGEGGARAMKMALEDGGILPEQMDYINAHGTSTPYNDKYETMAVKEVFGEHAYKLAMSSTKSMTGHLLGAAGGVEAIFTVLAMKDNVLPPTINIETPDPDCDLDYVANEARKQEVNVAMSNSLGFGGHNATIVFKKYNN
- a CDS encoding BMP family ABC transporter substrate-binding protein, translated to MSKKFYTIFLIVFLIGISGCSAGNSAEIEKVGLLVPETVDDGVWGTKGYKGLLKIQSDYDADVFYKESIKNDTSIKQAVKAYNDDEVTLVFGHGSEYSKIFNTLSGEYPNMHFVSFNGNATEENTTSLQFKGYAMGFFGGMTAAYQSKTNKVGVIAAFEWQPEVQGFIDGAKFQKSESELIIEYTNHWDDQDIAFEKLEGLLNQRVDVVYPAGDGYNVSVIEKLKEKGLYAIGYVSDQSDLGESTVLTSTVQHADKLYGVVAERFANDELDSGNLEFDFEDGVISMGKYSPVIPKDFQAEMKQHVQAYIETGKLPNGKESKQ
- a CDS encoding DUF2929 family protein translates to MRFFWMFFWAFALTEMLTYVVSSMNGTAFHFETGLILSVCVTVLVFIITLVIPNEPVEKH
- a CDS encoding ComZ family protein, with translation MNQDKTMEFMQIAMKYFPQAKEQLDQAGVEFSPEMLQPFMTLFTQVMSEAYELGKQEALHNK
- a CDS encoding DUF3899 domain-containing protein gives rise to the protein MKRINFFYIPTLLFFIIVFATAILQGKNLLLSIIDSLFIIGITYVAIGALLYIFQKGFFNGILYALKRFRNSTKQGKYISQFDTLDETKDAHEEYGMQRSYSITRSFLIVGTISLVLSITLSYLVYT
- the trpS gene encoding tryptophan--tRNA ligase; translation: MKTIFSGIQPSGTITLGNYIGAMKQFTELQEEYNCYFCVVDQHAITVAQDKMELRKNIRSLAALYIACGIDPDKSTLFIQSEVPAHAQAGWILQCVTYIGELERMTQFKDKSHGKEAVSAGLLTYPPLMAADILLYGTDLVPVGDDQKQHLELTRNLAERFNNKYNNIFTVPEVRIPKVGARVMSLQDPLKKMSKSDANQKSFITLLDDPKMIEKKIKSAVTDSDGIVKYDKENKPGVSNLLSIYSILEGSSIEELEQKYEGKGYGDFKADLAQVVIKAIKPVQDRYYELIDSDELDDILDRGAEKANFAANKMLKKMEKAMGLGRKERKRK
- a CDS encoding hydrolase: MYQRLFQLEQEWCMIHYPERPNGFAVMVIGDSHHYVDDKSSFWVQHEARYKWIQELTAKGYIVYYSNLYGANWGSDQAVQLAKRLYQHVKRSEIINGKIHILAEGMGALVLKNLYPKMELDIRSAVMLSPCVSLYDHLEQEKEQKFFYKKIIKELAHTFRLKEEDCEAFISQQSKDYEVFKNISIPLYIVQSTTLNRYKNQFTLIKDIYTERLEKGTSTDLFFVLPEKRASLGGKFASYFSLHEKEL
- a CDS encoding DUF2268 domain-containing putative Zn-dependent protease (predicted Zn-dependent protease with a strongly conserved HExxH motif) encodes the protein MKVTVAPTDEWLVDSIHKPLELLKKTINGKEDQKSFYQYLMKHGMYKSSHHAEDIYAKMKERKIWERFSLYEKKYKRKWNGPNVPIYLFPVQEKRGMFQASMKKSGVCFKDEIFFFVADQEDAKEYEALFVHEYHHCVRMKLLNKKDSQYTLLDSIIFEGLAEFAVREYCGEKYVASWTKAYEEKQMSLYFEKWIKPNLDVKRSSPLHDYLLLGQKSYPNMLGYAAGYYLVQNYVKQKDRSTTALLGKPSSIFLS
- a CDS encoding beta-ketoacyl-ACP synthase III translates to MNTGIIGIGRYLPEKVVTNADLEKMVETSDEWIRTRTGIEERRIADNETDTSDMAYEAAKTAIADAAISAEEIDLILVATVTPDQPFPSVACLLQERLGAKKAAAMDLSAACAGFMYGMITAKQFIDNGAYKHVLVVGVEKLSKITDWDDRNTAVLFGDAAGAAVLGPVPDGKGILAFELGADGSGAKHLYQEENIIMNGREVFKFAVRQMGESSVNVIEKAGLKKEDVDFLIPHQANIRIMEAARQRLELPIEKMSKTVNKYGNTSAASIPVSLVEDLEAGRVKENDVVVMVGFGGGLTWGAIIMRWGK